One Nocardia sp. BMG111209 DNA segment encodes these proteins:
- a CDS encoding GntR family transcriptional regulator: MRFFDEGGVPSQGLSRPTSSQQVAEYIRRLIFDNRLRVGDRIPQLEIAEELRVSRVPVREAVIALDREGWVMIEPHRGAFVVGLDENSTRDHYELMGRIYGFGARRAAERGSDEAIAELGKVQRALQAATDPDEFARLNMQFLARLFQIAGSRRITATVRLMAVSIIPGNYFAEVPDAIKLQKRGLRIVMRAVKDHDGAAAEQGFVDMLHLESEKVVGLLTTRGIIGGPEAD; this comes from the coding sequence TTGCGGTTCTTCGACGAGGGCGGCGTGCCGTCTCAGGGGCTGTCCCGCCCCACCAGCTCCCAGCAGGTCGCCGAATACATTCGCCGCCTGATCTTCGACAACAGGCTACGGGTCGGCGACCGCATCCCGCAGCTGGAGATCGCGGAGGAGCTGCGGGTCAGCCGAGTGCCGGTCCGCGAGGCCGTCATCGCGCTGGACCGCGAGGGCTGGGTGATGATCGAGCCGCACCGCGGCGCGTTCGTCGTGGGACTCGACGAGAACTCCACGCGCGACCACTACGAATTGATGGGCCGCATCTACGGTTTCGGCGCCCGCCGCGCGGCCGAACGCGGCTCCGACGAGGCGATCGCCGAACTGGGCAAGGTACAGCGCGCCCTGCAGGCCGCGACCGACCCGGACGAGTTCGCCCGGCTGAACATGCAATTCCTCGCCCGTCTCTTCCAGATCGCCGGATCGCGCCGGATCACGGCGACCGTGCGGCTGATGGCGGTCAGCATCATCCCCGGCAACTATTTCGCCGAGGTTCCCGACGCGATCAAATTGCAGAAGCGTGGCCTGCGCATCGTCATGCGTGCGGTCAAGGATCATGACGGCGCCGCCGCCGAACAAGGCTTCGTCGACATGCTGCATCTCGAGTCCGAGAAGGTGGTCGGGTTGCTGACCACACGCGGCATCATCGGCGG
- a CDS encoding CoA transferase has translation METTPADAPLAGLRIVEFASYVAGPSAGMTLAQLGAEVIRIDPLGGAPDYRRYPVSRETGESLYWTSLNRGKQSVELDVRSAEGRELALALATAPGAGGGIVVDNAVGRPWFSYEALAARRPDVIKVHIGGRAGGGPAVDYTVNTEVGVTDLTGPADTRTPVNHVLPAWDLLAGSTATTALLAAVHRRDRTGAGADLRVALADVALAGVANMGWLSEVRERGDRARHGNFIYGTFGTDFVTADGGRVMVVALTGRQWQALCTATGTAKVVTALAESLDADFADEADRYEYRETIAAVMRPWFAARPTPEVATALTEAGVLWSPYRRMSDVVADLATGAASPVLAEVDQPGIGPVISARSPIRDGDGYGPTAVASSLGADTAEVLTRVLGLSEPEVAGLRATGVVGGTG, from the coding sequence ATGGAGACAACACCCGCGGACGCACCCCTGGCGGGCCTGCGGATCGTGGAATTCGCCAGCTACGTGGCCGGACCGTCGGCGGGAATGACGCTGGCGCAACTCGGCGCCGAGGTGATCCGGATCGACCCGCTCGGCGGCGCACCGGACTACCGGCGGTACCCCGTGTCGCGGGAGACCGGGGAGAGCCTGTACTGGACGTCGCTGAACCGCGGCAAACAGTCGGTGGAACTGGACGTCCGGTCCGCCGAGGGCCGCGAACTGGCCCTGGCCCTCGCGACCGCGCCCGGCGCCGGCGGCGGGATCGTGGTCGACAACGCGGTGGGCCGGCCGTGGTTCTCCTACGAGGCGCTGGCCGCGCGCCGGCCGGATGTGATCAAGGTGCACATCGGCGGCCGGGCCGGTGGTGGCCCGGCGGTGGACTACACGGTCAACACCGAGGTCGGCGTCACGGATCTGACCGGTCCGGCCGACACCCGCACACCGGTGAATCACGTGCTGCCCGCATGGGATCTGCTGGCGGGTTCGACCGCCACGACGGCGCTGCTGGCGGCCGTGCATCGGCGGGACCGGACGGGCGCCGGCGCGGATCTGCGGGTCGCCCTGGCCGATGTGGCGCTGGCCGGCGTGGCGAACATGGGATGGCTCAGCGAGGTTCGCGAGCGCGGGGACCGGGCCCGGCACGGCAATTTCATCTACGGCACCTTCGGTACGGACTTCGTCACCGCCGACGGCGGCCGGGTGATGGTGGTGGCACTGACCGGCCGCCAGTGGCAGGCCTTGTGCACGGCCACCGGAACGGCGAAAGTGGTTACGGCCCTGGCGGAATCGCTGGACGCCGACTTCGCCGACGAGGCCGACCGCTACGAGTACCGGGAGACGATCGCCGCGGTGATGCGCCCCTGGTTCGCGGCCCGCCCCACACCGGAGGTTGCCACGGCGCTGACCGAAGCGGGGGTGCTGTGGAGTCCGTACCGCCGAATGAGCGACGTGGTAGCCGATCTCGCGACCGGCGCGGCGAGTCCCGTTCTGGCCGAGGTCGATCAACCGGGTATCGGCCCGGTGATCTCCGCCCGCAGCCCGATCCGCGACGGCGACGGCTACGGACCCACCGCGGTCGCGTCGTCGTTGGGTGCGGACACCGCCGAGGTCCTGACCCGGGTGCTCGGGCTGTCCGAGCCGGAGGTGGCGGGTCTGCGTGCGACGGGTGTCGTCGGCGGGACCGGGTAG
- a CDS encoding PLP-dependent aminotransferase family protein — MDLHVTLTGRGDLGGQIYRQIKAAVLDGRLRPGQPLPPSRELARRLAVSRNTVTGGYDRLVAEGLAESRVGAGIFVRAATPHPPGRAPATTQVTAVRPSPVWANITVPDANFFSYAPTYDLRPGIPDVRLFPYEAWRRLTAQAYRASSIGSGMPIDPAGLPELRVAIARHIGVSRAVHVTAENIIVTQGIQQALDMVGRVLLRPGDRVAIENPCYPLVRELFRSLGAEVVGVDVDSEGMRIDLLPDRTRIVYVSPSHQFPLGMPMSLERRRALLDWARDRDVVVIEDDYDTEFRYGGRPLQPLHSLDTAGRVIYVGTFSKVMLPVLRVGFVAAPGPLWTALRAAKYVTDWHSPQPVQVALLGFIEEGLLAKHIRRMRREYQTRHDRIVELLTTHFTETLTVISSAVGLHVSAWADPEVDAAAVAARARAAGVGILPISRFRMTDGPDGLVLGYGAIATADVDHALAVLHTAIQEEIRTAHREIHA, encoded by the coding sequence GTGGACCTGCACGTCACGCTCACCGGCAGAGGAGATCTCGGCGGTCAGATCTACCGGCAGATCAAGGCCGCCGTACTGGACGGACGCCTGCGTCCGGGGCAGCCGCTGCCGCCGTCGCGCGAACTGGCCCGCCGACTGGCGGTGTCCCGCAACACCGTGACCGGCGGCTACGACCGGCTGGTCGCCGAGGGGCTGGCCGAAAGCCGGGTCGGCGCAGGCATATTCGTCCGGGCGGCGACCCCGCATCCGCCGGGCCGGGCCCCGGCGACCACGCAGGTCACGGCGGTGCGACCGTCCCCGGTCTGGGCGAACATCACGGTGCCGGACGCGAACTTCTTCTCCTACGCGCCGACCTACGACCTGCGGCCGGGCATCCCGGACGTCCGCCTGTTCCCCTACGAGGCCTGGCGGCGCCTGACCGCACAGGCGTACCGGGCCTCCTCGATCGGCAGCGGAATGCCCATCGACCCGGCGGGCCTGCCCGAACTGCGCGTGGCCATCGCCCGGCACATCGGGGTCTCACGGGCCGTGCACGTGACGGCCGAGAACATCATCGTCACCCAGGGCATCCAGCAGGCCCTGGACATGGTCGGACGGGTACTGCTGCGGCCCGGTGACCGCGTGGCCATCGAGAACCCCTGTTATCCCTTGGTGCGCGAGCTGTTTCGCAGCCTCGGCGCCGAAGTGGTCGGTGTCGACGTGGATTCGGAGGGCATGCGCATCGACCTGCTGCCCGACCGCACGAGAATCGTCTACGTCAGCCCGTCCCATCAGTTCCCGCTGGGCATGCCCATGTCGCTGGAACGCCGGCGAGCGCTGCTGGACTGGGCGCGCGACCGCGACGTGGTGGTGATCGAGGACGACTACGACACCGAATTCCGCTACGGCGGAAGACCTCTCCAGCCGTTGCACAGCCTCGATACCGCGGGCCGGGTCATCTACGTCGGAACCTTCTCCAAGGTCATGCTCCCGGTACTGCGCGTCGGTTTCGTGGCCGCCCCCGGTCCACTGTGGACCGCGCTGCGAGCCGCGAAGTACGTGACCGACTGGCACTCCCCCCAGCCCGTCCAGGTGGCACTGCTCGGCTTCATCGAAGAAGGGTTGCTGGCCAAGCACATCCGGCGGATGCGCCGGGAATACCAGACCCGCCACGACCGCATCGTGGAACTGCTCACCACCCACTTCACCGAAACCCTGACCGTCATCTCCTCGGCAGTGGGTCTCCACGTATCGGCCTGGGCCGACCCCGAAGTCGACGCCGCCGCCGTCGCAGCCCGCGCACGAGCCGCCGGCGTAGGCATCCTCCCGATCTCCCGATTCCGGATGACCGACGGCCCGGACGGCCTCGTCCTCGGCTACGGCGCCATCGCGACCGCCGACGTCGACCACGCACTGGCCGTACTGCACACCGCAATTCAGGAGGAGATCCGAACGGCCCACCGCGAGATCCACGCCTGA
- a CDS encoding salicylate synthase has product MEDHVTAPESLRLHTTLDPVTAVSRLADSGRFGDHVVYERPGTWVFAAAPLGHVELDSDEARVTAGGELTRERWTGRPVAALERALDSLRAVCGAGASGTAYGWIAFEFCAYPLGAQEYLHSGTRLAHLIIPRIEVTVTESETTVNGATAAEIETIVELLTPPAGPLPPAHPADIRADPSDYRARVAAAVGEIASGRYQKVILSRRVELPFRVDLPASYRLGRAHNTPARSFLLRLGELAAAGFSPELVVSVDDEGVVTTEPLAGTRALGRGAATDLAARHSLESDPKEIVEHAVSVKTSFAEIVSIAEPGTTAVADFMAVRERGSVQHLASTVRGRLARHRTPWDALEALFPSVTASGIPKRAGVDAVFRHDSPRGLYSGAVVMLSGSGALEATLVLRAVYQDRDTAWLRAGAGIIAASGPEREFEETCEKLSSVAPYLVSAPRGRNGA; this is encoded by the coding sequence ATGGAGGACCACGTGACCGCCCCCGAATCTCTGCGCCTGCACACCACACTCGATCCCGTGACCGCCGTGTCACGGCTGGCGGACTCGGGCCGGTTCGGTGACCACGTCGTCTACGAACGGCCCGGCACCTGGGTTTTCGCGGCCGCGCCGCTCGGGCACGTCGAATTGGATTCGGACGAGGCACGAGTCACCGCCGGCGGTGAACTCACCCGGGAACGGTGGACCGGCCGGCCCGTCGCGGCCCTGGAGCGAGCCCTCGACTCGCTGCGCGCGGTGTGCGGCGCCGGGGCCTCGGGCACCGCGTACGGCTGGATCGCCTTCGAGTTCTGCGCCTACCCGCTCGGCGCGCAGGAGTATCTCCACAGCGGAACTCGCTTGGCGCACTTGATCATTCCGCGCATCGAGGTGACGGTCACCGAATCGGAGACGACCGTGAACGGTGCGACGGCCGCCGAGATCGAGACGATCGTGGAACTGCTGACCCCGCCCGCCGGCCCGCTGCCGCCCGCACATCCGGCCGATATCCGCGCCGACCCGAGCGACTACCGGGCCAGGGTCGCGGCGGCGGTCGGCGAAATCGCCTCGGGCCGCTACCAGAAGGTGATCCTGTCGCGCCGGGTCGAATTGCCGTTCCGCGTGGACCTGCCGGCCAGTTACCGGCTCGGCCGGGCACACAACACTCCGGCCCGATCGTTCCTGCTCCGGCTCGGCGAGCTGGCGGCGGCCGGATTCAGCCCGGAGTTGGTGGTCTCCGTCGACGACGAAGGTGTGGTCACCACCGAGCCGCTGGCGGGCACCCGCGCGCTCGGACGCGGCGCCGCAACGGATCTGGCCGCCCGCCACAGCCTGGAGTCGGACCCGAAGGAGATCGTGGAACACGCGGTGTCGGTGAAGACGTCGTTCGCCGAGATCGTATCGATCGCCGAACCCGGCACCACCGCGGTCGCCGACTTCATGGCGGTCCGTGAGCGCGGCAGCGTCCAGCACCTGGCCTCCACCGTGCGCGGCAGGCTGGCCCGGCACCGGACACCGTGGGACGCCCTGGAGGCGTTGTTCCCGTCGGTCACCGCGTCCGGCATTCCCAAGCGGGCGGGTGTCGACGCCGTCTTCCGCCACGATTCCCCGCGCGGACTGTATTCCGGTGCGGTGGTGATGCTTTCGGGCAGCGGCGCGCTGGAGGCCACGCTCGTGTTGCGGGCGGTGTACCAGGACCGCGACACCGCCTGGCTGCGGGCCGGTGCGGGCATCATCGCCGCGTCCGGCCCGGAGCGCGAGTTCGAGGAGACATGTGAGAAGTTGAGCAGCGTAGCGCCTTATCTGGTCAGCGCGCCGCGCGGACGCAATGGGGCTTGA
- a CDS encoding acyl carrier protein, giving the protein MTENVAGHVDPEDLRQLVARVLELPADEIDDHADFADELSVDSLLRLELLTRLEEHYHLTISETEVASLTSLTAVRDLIDRLLSAESTGADPTL; this is encoded by the coding sequence ATGACGGAAAACGTTGCGGGACACGTAGATCCGGAAGACCTGCGGCAGCTGGTCGCCCGCGTCCTGGAACTGCCCGCCGACGAGATCGACGACCACGCGGACTTCGCGGACGAGCTCAGTGTCGACTCACTGCTCCGGCTCGAACTCCTGACCAGGCTGGAAGAGCACTACCACCTCACGATTTCGGAGACCGAAGTCGCCTCGCTCACGTCGCTGACCGCCGTCCGCGACCTCATCGACCGGTTGCTCAGCGCGGAATCGACCGGCGCAGACCCAACTCTCTGA
- a CDS encoding beta-ketoacyl synthase N-terminal-like domain-containing protein: MTRSTVVVTGVGLTVSGLPANADLLAADTLDPTAEPNLGGRRLRHKDRASRLALCAVERALIDAGLPTDPVETAGTTATVVSSNHGNLDSVCDFTDRIAEQSTAALSPLGLPHVSSNAIAGWIAIRHRLHGPNITLCSGRTGGLDALHWAATLIRAGRADTAVVVGVEPDTEPVRGLLGIGPEQPILDGAAALILETAAHARNRRAIVRAVVGNCFRTDTLDSLAAALRVASPAPGLWLTSAGLSSEIESPIPATDPARRFGECSGALGVLQSAAAVAHFDRGEPRPVYATCARPDGDAVTLRLYPPDAAGCHPVHEHAGAPELEES, translated from the coding sequence GTGACGCGCTCGACGGTCGTGGTCACCGGAGTCGGCCTGACCGTCAGCGGACTTCCGGCGAACGCCGATCTGCTCGCGGCCGACACTCTCGATCCGACGGCCGAGCCGAACCTCGGCGGACGGCGGTTGCGGCACAAGGATCGTGCGTCGCGGCTCGCGCTGTGCGCGGTCGAACGGGCACTCATCGACGCCGGCCTGCCGACCGATCCGGTGGAGACCGCCGGCACCACGGCCACGGTGGTCAGCTCGAATCACGGCAACCTCGACAGTGTCTGCGACTTCACCGATCGCATCGCGGAACAGTCCACCGCCGCCCTCAGTCCCCTGGGCCTGCCGCATGTCTCGTCGAACGCCATCGCCGGGTGGATCGCGATCCGGCACCGGCTGCACGGACCGAACATCACCCTGTGCAGCGGCCGCACCGGCGGATTGGACGCGCTGCACTGGGCGGCCACGCTCATCCGGGCCGGCCGCGCCGATACGGCGGTCGTCGTCGGCGTCGAACCGGACACCGAGCCGGTGCGCGGATTGCTCGGTATCGGCCCGGAGCAACCGATCCTGGACGGCGCCGCGGCCCTGATTCTCGAAACCGCTGCGCACGCGCGGAATCGACGCGCGATCGTGCGGGCCGTCGTCGGAAACTGTTTCCGCACGGACACTCTCGATTCCCTGGCCGCGGCGCTGCGCGTGGCGAGCCCCGCGCCGGGCCTGTGGCTGACCTCAGCGGGCCTGTCCTCGGAGATCGAGTCCCCGATCCCGGCGACGGATCCGGCCCGGCGTTTCGGGGAGTGTTCCGGTGCGCTCGGCGTGCTCCAGAGTGCCGCGGCGGTAGCGCATTTCGACCGCGGCGAGCCGCGACCGGTGTACGCCACCTGCGCGCGGCCCGACGGCGATGCCGTGACCCTGCGCCTGTACCCACCGGACGCCGCCGGGTGCCACCCGGTCCACGAACACGCCGGGGCCCCCGAGCTGGAGGAATCATGA
- a CDS encoding beta-ketoacyl synthase N-terminal-like domain-containing protein — MSWDITGMAAVASIGTTPEEIFDALCLRRSGIGPLRAFDAAKYRTRHAYEIDDRGDGGDRPFRATRWLHTVVEAALADAGMAADTARYPVMVGTTLREHRSAELWWREAAVTAEPLDPDRLDFAAALRDIPQVGEVHTIACACAASLCALGMAADSIELGLADTVIVAGTDSLSESAFGTIDRVQTRTPDALRPFDTGRAGMIMGESAVAVVLRRAGAGGRHARLRGVGMNCDALHATAPDPLRIRDVIADAHQRACVDAADIDLVMLHGSGTQLNDAVEASVLTDVFGAITPAPAMTAIKSMTGHTLGGSGLLSLIVAAVAMRRGTVPPILGLTDPIAEAATLNLIRDAAPANPVIAQIDAFGFGGINAVAVIEKGTP; from the coding sequence ATGTCCTGGGACATCACCGGCATGGCGGCGGTCGCCTCGATCGGGACGACACCCGAGGAGATCTTCGACGCACTGTGCCTGCGCCGCAGCGGAATCGGGCCGTTGCGCGCATTCGACGCCGCGAAGTACCGGACCCGTCACGCGTACGAGATCGACGACCGCGGCGACGGCGGCGACCGGCCGTTCCGCGCGACCCGCTGGCTGCACACCGTCGTCGAGGCGGCGCTGGCCGACGCCGGGATGGCCGCCGACACCGCGCGGTATCCCGTGATGGTCGGAACCACGTTGCGGGAACACCGATCCGCGGAGCTGTGGTGGCGCGAGGCCGCCGTGACAGCGGAGCCGCTGGACCCCGACCGGCTCGACTTCGCGGCCGCGTTGCGGGACATCCCCCAGGTCGGCGAGGTGCACACGATCGCCTGCGCCTGCGCGGCGTCGTTGTGCGCCTTGGGCATGGCCGCCGATTCGATCGAGCTCGGTCTCGCCGACACCGTGATCGTCGCGGGTACCGACTCGCTCAGCGAGAGCGCCTTCGGCACGATCGATCGCGTCCAGACCCGGACGCCGGATGCGTTGCGCCCGTTCGACACCGGACGCGCGGGCATGATCATGGGTGAGAGTGCGGTGGCGGTCGTGCTGCGCCGGGCCGGCGCCGGCGGACGGCACGCGCGGCTGCGCGGGGTCGGCATGAACTGCGACGCGCTCCACGCCACCGCGCCGGACCCGCTGCGCATCCGCGACGTCATCGCCGACGCGCACCAACGGGCCTGCGTCGACGCCGCCGACATCGACCTGGTCATGTTGCACGGCAGCGGAACCCAGCTCAACGACGCCGTCGAGGCGTCCGTGCTGACCGATGTCTTCGGCGCGATCACCCCGGCTCCCGCGATGACCGCGATCAAATCGATGACCGGGCACACCCTCGGCGGGTCCGGCCTGCTCAGCCTGATCGTGGCGGCGGTCGCCATGCGCCGCGGTACGGTGCCGCCGATTCTCGGCCTCACCGATCCGATCGCCGAGGCGGCCACGCTGAATCTGATTCGCGATGCCGCACCGGCGAATCCGGTGATCGCGCAGATCGATGCCTTCGGCTTCGGCGGCATCAACGCGGTCGCGGTGATCGAGAAGGGGACGCCGTGA
- a CDS encoding AMP-binding protein — protein sequence MNLVDHFVGKHLDSPRRDAVAYVDSALGNVSYTELFTAAGAFAALLAEAGVARGCRGLVLADDAVTTVVAILGLWWHGCAAVPVNPALSDTDIGFIATDSGVAFGYLDVPARRRDAVTAVLPDTARLDGDRLRELILRQRDSATVPEPPPQARWSPDREALLQYTSGSTGVPKGVPHRAGALLSVPAGFGRVAALTPADVVLSTAKLSFAYGFGNSLLLPLSAGATTVLIDGAVDAQIVATALHRHRPTVLFSVPRLYAGLADSFDARDSRLRLAVSAGEALPADLCERTMRRLGVPLVNSLGTTELLYIVVATTPADPAPGTLGVPVPGVTATLRDRDGRILDDDLPDGEEVEGRLHIACASVAGRYLDRPDATRETFADGGAYTGDIVRRARGGPIRYLGRADDFLNLGGYKVSPAEIEVVIRAVAGVGDCAVVGIEDDHGLQQAVAFVVPQRDHEPGAVRRAVMTSLRGDLASFKRPGRVEMVDALPTTWTGKLARNRLRTIGAS from the coding sequence ATGAATCTCGTCGATCACTTCGTCGGAAAACATCTGGACTCGCCGCGCCGCGACGCGGTGGCCTATGTCGACTCGGCCCTGGGCAACGTCAGCTACACCGAATTGTTCACCGCGGCAGGCGCATTCGCGGCCCTGCTCGCGGAGGCCGGAGTGGCGCGGGGATGTCGCGGCCTGGTCCTCGCGGACGACGCGGTGACGACGGTGGTGGCGATTCTCGGGCTCTGGTGGCACGGCTGCGCGGCGGTGCCGGTGAATCCGGCGTTGTCGGACACCGACATCGGATTCATCGCGACCGACAGCGGCGTGGCGTTCGGGTATCTCGACGTACCCGCGCGGCGGCGGGACGCGGTCACCGCGGTGCTGCCGGACACCGCGCGACTGGACGGTGATCGCCTCCGCGAACTGATCCTCCGGCAACGCGATTCGGCCACGGTGCCCGAACCGCCGCCGCAGGCGCGGTGGTCGCCGGATCGGGAAGCGTTGTTGCAGTACACCTCCGGCAGCACCGGCGTGCCGAAGGGAGTGCCGCACCGGGCCGGCGCCCTGCTGTCGGTCCCCGCCGGATTCGGCCGCGTCGCCGCATTGACCCCGGCCGATGTCGTGTTGTCCACGGCGAAACTCTCGTTCGCGTACGGATTCGGCAATTCGCTGCTGCTGCCGCTGAGCGCGGGCGCCACCACCGTGCTGATCGACGGCGCGGTGGATGCCCAGATCGTCGCGACCGCGTTGCACCGGCACCGGCCGACCGTGCTGTTCTCGGTGCCGCGGCTCTACGCCGGTCTCGCGGACTCGTTCGACGCCCGCGACAGCCGGCTGCGCCTGGCAGTGTCCGCGGGCGAGGCGCTCCCGGCCGACCTCTGCGAGCGAACCATGCGACGCCTCGGCGTGCCGTTGGTGAACAGCCTCGGCACCACCGAACTCCTCTACATCGTGGTCGCGACCACACCCGCCGATCCGGCGCCGGGCACCCTCGGCGTGCCCGTTCCCGGCGTGACGGCCACGCTGCGCGACCGCGACGGCCGGATACTCGACGACGACCTCCCCGACGGCGAGGAGGTCGAGGGCCGGTTGCACATCGCCTGCGCATCGGTCGCGGGCCGCTACCTCGACCGGCCCGACGCGACCAGGGAGACCTTCGCCGACGGCGGCGCGTACACCGGTGACATCGTCCGGCGCGCACGCGGCGGTCCGATCCGGTACCTGGGCCGGGCCGACGACTTCCTGAACCTGGGCGGGTACAAGGTCTCCCCCGCCGAGATCGAGGTCGTGATCCGTGCCGTCGCCGGGGTGGGCGATTGCGCGGTCGTCGGGATCGAGGACGATCACGGCCTGCAGCAGGCGGTGGCGTTCGTCGTCCCGCAGCGCGACCACGAGCCCGGTGCCGTACGACGGGCCGTGATGACCTCCCTGCGTGGCGATCTCGCGTCGTTCAAGCGTCCCGGCCGGGTGGAGATGGTCGACGCCCTGCCGACCACGTGGACCGGCAAGCTCGCGCGCAACCGGCTCCGGACGATCGGGGCGAGCTGA
- a CDS encoding acyl carrier protein: protein MVASEERYDDNDDNRERLRTITAEVLETEPGGIDMQAHFYDDLGASSLEKAEILGRIEREFSVRLTDGSVEKMDSLNDALAVVGAAAGARE, encoded by the coding sequence ATGGTCGCATCCGAAGAGCGCTACGACGACAATGACGACAATCGTGAACGGCTGCGGACCATTACCGCCGAGGTGCTCGAGACGGAGCCCGGCGGGATCGATATGCAGGCCCATTTCTACGACGATCTGGGTGCGTCCTCGCTGGAGAAGGCCGAGATTCTCGGCCGCATCGAACGCGAATTCTCGGTGCGGCTGACCGACGGTTCGGTCGAGAAGATGGATTCGCTGAACGACGCGCTGGCGGTCGTCGGCGCCGCCGCTGGTGCACGCGAATGA
- a CDS encoding undecaprenyl-diphosphate phosphatase: MTVTYTESIVVGALQGVSELFPISSLGHSILLPAWLGGQWARDLDMSAEGSPYLALLVAMHVATALALVIFFRRDWVRILGGLWDVARTRRIRTPEARLGVLLIVGTIPVGLAGLLLEKTIRHHLGSPIPTSIFLALNGIVLFAAERLRSRRRPRADVPAPAGAGADLSAADTMVLPVTDPDRASDVRLSRLTVTDAVLVGSAQIAALCPGISRSGATIAAGLFKGLRHEDAARLAFLLATPVILAAGVLKTPELFTPENHDILGPALAGSVVAGVLSYLSVKFLTAYFETKTLTPFALYSLVAGLGSLAYFTLHG, translated from the coding sequence ATGACTGTCACCTATACGGAATCGATCGTCGTCGGCGCGCTGCAGGGCGTCAGCGAACTGTTCCCCATCTCGAGTCTCGGGCACAGCATTCTGCTGCCGGCGTGGCTCGGCGGCCAATGGGCCCGTGATCTGGACATGTCCGCCGAGGGCTCGCCGTATCTGGCGCTGCTGGTGGCGATGCACGTCGCCACCGCGCTGGCGCTGGTGATCTTCTTCCGGCGCGACTGGGTGCGGATCCTCGGCGGCCTGTGGGATGTCGCCCGCACCCGCCGGATCCGCACACCGGAGGCCCGGCTCGGCGTGCTGCTGATCGTGGGCACGATCCCGGTCGGGCTGGCGGGCCTGCTCCTGGAGAAGACGATCCGGCACCACCTCGGCTCCCCGATTCCGACGTCGATCTTCCTGGCGCTCAACGGAATTGTCCTGTTCGCGGCCGAGCGACTGCGCAGCCGCCGCCGTCCCCGCGCCGACGTCCCGGCACCCGCCGGCGCAGGCGCGGATCTGTCCGCCGCCGACACCATGGTCCTGCCGGTCACCGACCCCGACCGGGCCTCGGACGTGCGACTGTCGCGGCTCACCGTCACCGACGCGGTCCTCGTCGGCTCGGCGCAGATCGCGGCGCTGTGCCCCGGGATCAGCCGTTCCGGCGCGACCATCGCCGCCGGGTTGTTCAAGGGGCTGCGCCACGAGGACGCGGCCCGCCTGGCGTTCCTGCTCGCCACCCCGGTCATCCTGGCGGCCGGGGTATTGAAGACGCCGGAGTTGTTCACCCCGGAGAATCACGACATCCTCGGCCCGGCCCTGGCCGGTTCGGTCGTCGCCGGTGTGCTGTCCTACCTCTCGGTCAAGTTCCTGACCGCGTACTTCGAGACCAAGACCCTCACGCCGTTCGCGCTCTACAGTCTGGTCGCGGGCCTCGGCAGCCTCGCGTACTTCACCCTCCACGGCTGA
- a CDS encoding DedA family protein → MQHLIVTYGLLAVFVLMAAESACIPIPSEITMLLGGALAAGAVAGPHPNIVAVIAAGTLGNLVGSYLAWLAGRYGGRPALHRWGRYILLRPDDIDRAQDWFVRRGAASVFWARLLPGIRTFISLPAGIAGMPAGRFGLYTLAGCLPWSAALALAGYGVGANWHHLEDVLRGPSYLVAAVAGLAILAAVVVAYRRRRAAAAAAAQQ, encoded by the coding sequence ATGCAGCATCTGATCGTCACCTACGGCCTCCTGGCCGTATTCGTCCTGATGGCCGCGGAATCCGCGTGCATCCCGATCCCGTCGGAGATCACGATGCTGCTCGGCGGCGCGCTGGCCGCCGGTGCCGTCGCCGGTCCGCACCCGAACATCGTCGCGGTGATCGCCGCGGGCACCCTCGGCAATCTCGTCGGTAGCTATCTGGCCTGGTTGGCGGGCCGCTACGGCGGCCGACCGGCCCTGCACCGCTGGGGCCGCTACATCCTGCTGCGCCCCGACGACATCGACCGTGCCCAGGACTGGTTCGTCCGGCGGGGCGCCGCCTCGGTGTTCTGGGCCCGGCTACTGCCCGGCATCCGCACGTTCATCTCCCTGCCCGCGGGCATCGCCGGTATGCCCGCGGGACGCTTCGGGCTCTACACCCTCGCCGGTTGCCTGCCGTGGAGCGCCGCCCTCGCGCTGGCCGGTTACGGCGTCGGCGCGAACTGGCACCACCTGGAAGACGTGTTGCGCGGCCCGAGCTACCTCGTCGCCGCCGTCGCCGGGCTGGCGATCCTCGCCGCCGTGGTCGTGGCGTACCGGCGGCGGCGAGCGGCTGCCGCGGCGGCGGCACAGCAGTAG